tattattattattatttttaaaatcttatttaaaaaaaaaacatttcttTTTAAGTTTTCGTAAGGACTTAAAACATTGAAATGAATATtgttttattcatttaaaattactaattcattttttaaagtttttgtagtatatacaaaaaaatatttttttaaaaaaatatgaataaaattattagtgAACTAATTATGTTATCAGAATTcaatttacaaaatttaaaccattaaaacatggaatcacttttattttacttgtcttttttcttttcaagaAAAAACCAAGTTACTTTAAGTAAACCAACGGACCTATCGTATAAACTCtgaatgaaaattttgaaaacagaaaaataaataatggaaatataataatgtatttttttaattattttattttatttttatttatattaaaaaataaaaaataaagggatATGGTATAATAATGACtgaaaatatattatgaattattattttagaataatattatacggtaaaattttaataaattataataaatagtataaaaattttatttataaaaaatattaaaatataataacattcgatatttaaaataataatattcactctctcttaaattaaattaaattttttataaaataaaattattattaaataatataatttaccaGATTTCCATTTCatatataataacaatatttttatttattaattgatattaattaaattttttaaaaatttaattacaaactcaatttcttataataaaatatatataatttaaaatacataAGTCAACTaccttattttttttcttttgcctaTTAATagtcataatttaatttattttcaatttcaacttgaaaaaataatgaaaataaaattaatttattttatttaaaatatataaaaaattaaaatgaaggtAAAAATTGTAGTtaatttataattctattttatatattagaaaagaaaaaaatgatttCAAACagtaattttatggttttaatatataaatatacctTTTCtcttaagttttattttttccttttaattttagaaaaaccaataaggataaaataattttttttctttctttttatttttcctctatttaaataaaaaaatatataatttttttatttttttaaattatttttcattttctttattttccacATCAGGGTTATTaaagtattttgaaaataaaagcacATCATAAATCTCTTATTCAATACTTTTTCTACATTCCGTAGAAAAAAGAAGAATCattttgattaaattattattaatttcatttttttatcgattattaatttcatttaattattttaattttaaaaatttattctatAATATAAACAAACGAAGATatatatttagttatttaataaaatgaattattttttaatttttattttcaaaaatattatatgtttatttcatttacttttagttattttaagcATGTTAGACGCTAATTAGGCAGGTTCAGTTCaccatatgaaaaaaaaatatttttgatatttttaatatttaaaatatttttaaagttaattaatataaaattttattttttaatttaaaatatcattaacactataaatattttaaatataatttattcacgTTCTTTATATCGACTATTgcaatcaaataaaataaataattatatataaaaattatttttcatgaagCAATGAAACTTattatgaatataattttaaaaaatacaattacacatgctttgtatttttttaaattttgtatatttaattctcacagcaataattttttcttttaaatttgataaaaaaatttaaaagaaaacaaataaaaattctaaaagtaatcaatatattttttaaaataaatagataaatgcTTTGAAGGTTAAttcaaaatgaataaattaaatatgaacaTAGCAATATTAAATAAGAGCTATTATCATATTTTATCgcaaaaatacttttttaattaaaataaatattaatatttttcttaaattatatatatttattttatttattaatatattcaaaaaatataattatattacgattggttaaatttaaaaaacaatgtgagatgataaatattttcgacgataattttaatattcaataaataaagagtgaaataaaaattatttattttttaactgtaaaaatttaatttaattttttaaatatttaataatgatATGGGTGATTGATAAGAAATTTCAACcattaataaattgaaattcgtgattataaatttaaaaggatTTGCGGAATTCTAACCTCTAATCTTGTCTTCAAGTTTcagcatataatttttttaaaatgtaatttatacaGTAAAAAgcgtaatttaatttatattattttaagaaaatttatgaATTCTAGTAAATTACTAGATTGACcccaaaatttatttatttatacatcACAAGTAGTtgcttctttaatttattagataAGTTGAATTAAactccttttttttcttaatacttaaataaaataaatttaattttttatcaataaatttttattttttttaaaggttaATTAAGTCGAaacttaatatataattatttttaataataaaatattatttttgataatttaatatataaaaaataataaataagttgaaaattacaaaataaaattgtactaaaaatatttattattaaacgataatattacattaaattattagttacttaatatttaaatagcaatatataaatttaattaaaaaattaaattaatttaaataaaataaatagatttaattaaatttatttatgtaatttaatGGTGTGGCTATTATGAATTTAGTGGGCCcggttttataaaataatacgtGAGCGGTTTTTGTATGACTACGTTGTCGGTTAAAATGCGATTAAAGAATTACTCTGCCATCGAATCCAACATTTTCATTTATCAATGCGATGCGGATCGGCACCATCGTTGAACTAGGTCCGCTGACTCCAACGTGAATctgattataaatttaaatatttattaatattttatgaaaatttaattaaaatatataataaagtaatgaatttgaaaattaattcagaaattataataaaaaataaaaagcttcGAGAAACAAATACTCACATAGATCAAAGGAGAGTAAGTTGAATTTGCATTAGATTCTGGTTCGGTGATGGTGTTGCATAAACCACAGCAGATCGAATAAAACtcgatgattttaattttaatatcaatattaaTATTAGTACTTTTTGAAGCTTCAAACCTCAAACTTGTCAAAATAATTTTCAGTTGTCTTCCAACGTCATCATGTCGCCAACAAGAACCGGTGAACATTGGACATGTGATTTTATTGCTTTTTCTTTATGAACACGAGTATTAGGCCCCACTTTGGTCAACCCCGTTCACTTCTGTTTCTTTATTCCATATTTTTATCCCTGTACTATACGGTACCTGATCTGTATATATTCAATTTCATTTAATAGTTTacgtaatttttcataaaaaaaataaaggctaactataattctttgaaataatatttacttttaaaaaatatttaatataattttctttcaattataaaagaggcatatttaaaattatttggatATAATATATAGAGGGTAATTTATAGTACAATATCATAAATTTGGTAAaacttataatttaatctatatttttaataaagatttaaataattaaaatttaataataacgtttaatagaaatattattttataaaaaaataaaaacttaaaaattaaaatatttttcattaaaattatgataattaagTTGCAGATATTGTATAACTTTAAAGATTATAttgtaaattattatataataaaaaataaaaaataaaatcaatgttCTCTGactataaactttttttttaattatacggTTTTCTTTTAAAGTGATATTCAgttaaaaaaaagggaaaattaagAATTGTGGATTAAAAAGGCACAAATTGTCTTAATAAAAAGTAATCGGTGAGAAGTGCATTCGCTTATTtgttcaaaataatttatatttttaaaatatctatattttattttttaagaaaatattaataaatttatatatgatagtattaattaaaattttaaagcctataaaataatttaatttttatttaatgaataaaatttttattgattaattttttaaatattctaaatatcagaaaatatataaaaaaaatatttaattaaattaaaaaaaaaaaagaaaaaagaaaagaaggtcCCTTCCTAGTTTAACCCAAAAGAAGTTGGTAATTACCGATGATGTGTAAGTGGGAAAGCCACAGGAACTCTTAGGTGTCTACTATTACAGCTTTTATTAGACCAACAAATAAGCCACACAAAAATCGTTGCCGACTACTCCTCATCTTCCaaccaaaaataaataaataaatgctaattttcatttatttttctcaacccGGGTTTTAATCATGGTTACTTTTTTTACATGTTCTCTACTTAACCATGGTCCACTTATGCAGTTAAGGAGTTAGAGAGAGCAGTAAACAACAAACCCATTCCCTTCTCTATCTCTGTCTTTCAACTTAACCTCCAAACTTTGCTACAAACAGGGAAAAAACCTTTGCCTTTTGTTTTTCCTCATTCTTCGTCAAGTTTGCTGTACGGGAAAATTTATTCCTCAACTGAACTTACACTTTCCCGGAAAAATTTACAGCACCTGAGAATATCATTCCGGTACCTTACCCAACTGTTGTCTCATGATCCCAATTTGCTTGCTTTTTCTTTAACTGGTGTGTATAGTTATATCTCTATTCATTTTATCTTGGCATTAATTTTGCTTTACTTTTTCTGGGTTTTCTTTCTAACTTAGCTATAGAGCTCTGAGATCTGAAACTATCGCACAAGAGAACCCATGTGGGGAATTTTGTTATGTGCTTTGGATTTTAGTCTCTAGCAAAATAAAACCACGTTTCCTTTTTTCTCAGTATTTTGTGGGTTTTTTTACTCAAGGTTTGATTTGGGTattaaaatttgagattttttttttgtttgggtACTTTCATTCTGGGGCTTAGTGATGAAGATTGAGATAGGCATGGGAGGTGGGGCGTGGAGCGATGAAGATAGGGGCATGGTGGCAGCTGTTTTGGGAACAAAGGCTTTCAATTATTTGATATCAAATTTAGCCTCGAATGAGAATCTGTTAATGGCTGTTGGCAGCGACGAGAATTTGCAGAACAAGCTCTCGGATCTCGTGGACCACCCAAACTTTTCGAACTTCAGCTGGAATTATGCCATATTTTGGCAGATTTCATGCTCCAAGTCCGGTGATTGGGTCCTTGGATGGGGAGATGGGTCTTGCCGGGAGCCCAAAGAAGGGGAAGAATCTGAAGCCACAAGAATTTTAAATCTACGGTTTGAGGATGAGACTCAGCAGAGAATGAGAAAGAGAGTTCTGCAGAAGCTGCACGCATTGTCCGGTGAGTCGGACGAGGATAATTATGCTTTGGGGTTGGACCGGGTTACCGATACTGAGATGTTCTTCTTAGCATCCATGTATTTCTCATTTCCTCGTGGAGAAGGTGGCCCCGGCAAATGTTTTGCGTCCGGGAAGCATATATGGGTTGCTGATGCTTTGAGGACGGGGACTGATTATTGTGTGAggtcttttcttgcaaaatctGCGGGGATTCAGACCATTGTTTTGGTGGCTACTGATGTTGGAGTTGTTGAATTGGGGTCAGTGAGATCAGTGCCTGAAAGTACTGTGATAGTTCAGTCGATAAGGTCTGCCTTTTCGGCTCATAATACAGTTATCAGGGCCAAACCAATGGTGCCGGCAGCAGCCCCAGCCTTACCTGTGGTCAACGAGAAGAAAGATGAGAATTCCCTGTTTTCCAACGTGGGTATTGTGGAGAGGGTTGAAGGAATTCCAAAGATCTTTGGGCAGGAGTTGAACAACTCAAGTCATGGTCATGGACATGGTTTCAGAGAGAAACTAGCAGTTCGAAAGATGGAAGAGAGGGCATCATCATGGGATGTTTATCAAAATGGGAATAGGCTTGCATTTCCAGGTAATCGAAATGGCCTTCATGGTTCAAGCTGGGCACATAATTTTGGTTTGAAACAGGGGAGTACAGCAGAGGTTTATAGTTCGCAAATAGCAGCAAATAATCTGCAAGAGCTTGTAAATGGGGTTAGAGAAGAGTTTAGGCTGAATCAATTCCAGCCACAAAAGCAGGTGAATATGCAAATTGatttttcgggggcaacttccgGGCCTTCTATGGTTGGCCGGCCAGTTAATGCGGAATCAGAGCACTCAGATGTTGAAGCATCATGTAAAGAGGAGCGACGAGGCACGGCTGATGACAGGAGGCCTCGTAAGCGGGGCAGGAAGCCAGCAAATGGAAGAGAAGAACCCCTCAATCATGTTGAGGCAGAGAGGCAGCGCCGAGAGAAGCTAAATCAGCGATTCTATGCCTTAAGAGCCGTTGTTCCCAATATTTCCAAGATGGACAAGGCTTCCTTGTTGGGGGATGCTATTTCTTATATCAGTGAGCTCCAAGCAAAGCTCAAGTTAATGGAAGCGGATAAGGAAAAATTTGGGAACACCTCGAGAGAGGCATCAGCTTTGGAGGTTAATTCAAATGGAAAAACTCATAGCCAAGCTCCTGAAGTTGACATTCAAGCTTCCCACGACGAGATTATCGTGAGAGTGAGTTGCCCTCTGGATTCACATCCAGCTTCAAGAGTGATTCAAGTTTTCAAAGAGGCAAAGGTTAGTGTGATTGACTCAAAATTTGCTGCTGCAAATGAGACGGTGTTTCATACATTTGTGATaaagtctcaaggatcggaGCAACTTACAAAGGAAAAGCTGATGGCAGCATTTTCCCTTGAACCCAATTCATTACAGCAATTATCATCAGTTGGGTAGCTTCAGGAATGGCATTTAACATATAGTTCACAGTAACGAGAGCATTGGCAGTGAAGAACCCTTTTGAAAGCTTCTTCAGAGTTTTGTTTTAGACATTGGAGTGCATCACACAAACACAAGAAGCCACCTAGAAGTAGAAAATAACGACCTATTGACCAAGTAGCGCAGCaaaatttctatgattgtttatAGTATACATAGCCTGTTGTAAGAGAAATATTCTTGTCAAGAAGAATTAAATTTGTAAGTTTTTAACCAACTTTGCAATTGTTGGTTGTAAGAATTCATATATTTGTTTTGttcttaatgtttttttttttttttttttttttctaattctttTGTTCTTTGGCAAATTATGTGTGCGTCATCTCAATTTCAGTTTCCGTTTGAATGGAAATTTTGTGTGGTTCTAAATTTTGGAAGCCTAATCAAGCGTTTGTGGTGGAAGGCGTTATTGGCCCTTTACTGGCTGTCCATGTATAATGAGTCTCACGATTTTCACATGCTGGGTGGGGCGATGCAAAACTCGTTTTTGTGCGCTTAATCACATTGCACACGACTGCCACGTGACAACAATAGTTTAATAAGCAAATATAAATGAGAAAAATGaaaactttaattttcttttttatgaaaattttaattttctttttttttttgaatatatatatatataaaaactggAGCATGATTTAAGGTAACTATGCCATGGATTAGGAACCCCAATTTGAAGCCCCACCAGTTTTTGCAGGGTTCAGAGTTGGACCTTGACTGGGAATATGAACTTGAATATTTCTTTTTACATGTAGCCAAACCGACACATGTGTAGTTTTaggttttatttaataattgttTATGTAAGAGAACCAGACTCTGAGAGATTCCTAGTTTGTTTCTTTTCGTATGCTTTTTTTCTCTTGGAATCAAATGAAGCTTCTTTAGAAGCATATGAAAAGGAGGAAAAGAATAGATCCTGTTCTCAAATTCTAGGTCATCCCTTTCATTTCTTCTTTCTATGAAGAGATTTTGAGGTGCATTAACCTtggcagaaaaagaaaaattcaaaaagaTGATGAGATTATAAACTATAGCACCaccaattttcaattttaagtaATAATACAGAAAATTTATGGTATTGAAAATTCTATATATTATTTGTATTGCTGTATAGAGTAtatctatataatatatataagatCTATCAAcggttaattagtaattgagtTGGATAcaaattatatgataataaatattatctcaAGTAACTCTAAATCTTATCACATCTCTAATCTTATCATAATTCTAAACCTTATcaaataataacactttatataCACCATCCATCCATTTAaggatatttatattttaaaatca
The Manihot esculenta cultivar AM560-2 chromosome 1, M.esculenta_v8, whole genome shotgun sequence genome window above contains:
- the LOC110614518 gene encoding transcription factor MTB1, yielding MKIEIGMGGGAWSDEDRGMVAAVLGTKAFNYLISNLASNENLLMAVGSDENLQNKLSDLVDHPNFSNFSWNYAIFWQISCSKSGDWVLGWGDGSCREPKEGEESEATRILNLRFEDETQQRMRKRVLQKLHALSGESDEDNYALGLDRVTDTEMFFLASMYFSFPRGEGGPGKCFASGKHIWVADALRTGTDYCVRSFLAKSAGIQTIVLVATDVGVVELGSVRSVPESTVIVQSIRSAFSAHNTVIRAKPMVPAAAPALPVVNEKKDENSLFSNVGIVERVEGIPKIFGQELNNSSHGHGHGFREKLAVRKMEERASSWDVYQNGNRLAFPGNRNGLHGSSWAHNFGLKQGSTAEVYSSQIAANNLQELVNGVREEFRLNQFQPQKQVNMQIDFSGATSGPSMVGRPVNAESEHSDVEASCKEERRGTADDRRPRKRGRKPANGREEPLNHVEAERQRREKLNQRFYALRAVVPNISKMDKASLLGDAISYISELQAKLKLMEADKEKFGNTSREASALEVNSNGKTHSQAPEVDIQASHDEIIVRVSCPLDSHPASRVIQVFKEAKVSVIDSKFAAANETVFHTFVIKSQGSEQLTKEKLMAAFSLEPNSLQQLSSVG